In one window of Peptococcaceae bacterium DNA:
- a CDS encoding TRAP transporter large permease subunit, with protein sequence MAGILAGMPIAFALAGISAAVGVLTQGPQVFEMFRLGVYSILGDYIFLAVPLFVFMGGMIEKTGITQRMFDTLYIWMGGLRGGLAIVTIIIGTILAACVGVVAASVIMLGMIGIPAMLNKGYDKKLICGAICASGSLGILIPPSVMIVMYGPTASLSVGKLFMAAFTPGVLLSGLYILYVYVRCLIKPELGPPVSIEERQIPFVKKLVMLLTSLFPPLLLIFAVLGSIIFGLATPTEASAVGALASVLLAAGYRSLTLEALKDVCLSTVKVSCLAQMVAWGAKMFTNLFLKMGCGDVVTNALLSIPLGKWGTFFVIMALLFVLGMFIDWLGIIFIMVPIVTPLAKVLGFDPIWFAMMIIVNLQFSFITPPFAYAIFYLKGIVKDEWGIATKDIISGIIPYLGLIAIAIILFIAFPNIILWLPNLKFN encoded by the coding sequence ATGGCCGGAATACTGGCCGGAATGCCCATCGCCTTTGCTTTGGCGGGGATTTCCGCGGCGGTTGGCGTTTTAACCCAAGGTCCGCAGGTGTTCGAAATGTTTCGCCTCGGAGTTTACTCAATCTTGGGAGATTACATCTTCCTGGCTGTGCCTCTCTTCGTTTTTATGGGTGGGATGATAGAAAAAACAGGTATTACCCAAAGAATGTTTGACACGCTCTATATTTGGATGGGCGGCTTGCGAGGCGGCCTTGCTATTGTCACGATAATTATCGGGACTATACTGGCCGCCTGTGTAGGTGTTGTTGCCGCTTCTGTTATCATGCTGGGTATGATTGGCATTCCTGCAATGTTAAATAAAGGGTATGACAAAAAATTGATATGTGGTGCTATTTGCGCTAGCGGGTCTTTAGGCATTCTCATCCCACCCAGCGTAATGATCGTCATGTATGGGCCTACTGCTTCCCTTTCCGTGGGCAAGTTGTTCATGGCGGCGTTTACACCGGGAGTGCTGCTTTCCGGGCTGTATATCCTCTATGTATATGTGCGCTGCCTGATTAAACCCGAGCTGGGTCCGCCTGTCTCCATTGAAGAACGGCAGATTCCTTTTGTGAAAAAGTTAGTGATGCTTTTAACCTCGCTGTTCCCTCCTTTGTTATTGATATTTGCGGTTCTTGGATCGATCATATTTGGTTTGGCCACTCCTACGGAAGCATCTGCCGTCGGGGCACTGGCTTCTGTTTTGCTGGCGGCCGGTTACCGTTCATTGACCTTGGAAGCGTTAAAAGACGTGTGTTTGAGTACTGTTAAAGTATCCTGCCTTGCCCAAATGGTTGCATGGGGAGCAAAGATGTTTACCAACTTGTTTCTTAAAATGGGATGCGGTGATGTGGTGACAAATGCTCTGCTCTCAATACCCTTGGGAAAATGGGGAACATTCTTTGTTATTATGGCCTTACTTTTTGTGCTGGGGATGTTCATTGACTGGCTGGGGATAATTTTCATCATGGTGCCCATTGTTACGCCTCTGGCTAAGGTGCTGGGATTTGATCCTATCTGGTTTGCGATGATGATTATCGTCAATCTCCAGTTCTCGTTCATTACTCCGCCGTTTGCCTATGCCATTTTCTATCTGAAAGGAATTGTCAAGGATGAGTGGGGTATTGCGACTAAAGATATTATCTCAGGCATAATACCATATTTGGGCCTGATTGCCATCGCTATTATTCTTTTTATAGCCTTTCCCAATATTATACTTTGGCTTCCTAATTTAAAGTTTAATTAA
- a CDS encoding UxaA family hydrolase: MESKGKAIIIDSKDNVATLLDDVKKGMIIQAQSDKEKIILKVQDDIAFGHKIALGDIDKGEPIIKYGEIIGQASKDIKKGEHVHVHNVDSQRGRSEAKDD, from the coding sequence ATGGAAAGCAAAGGAAAAGCAATAATTATTGATTCCAAGGATAATGTGGCTACATTGCTGGACGACGTAAAGAAAGGGATGATTATCCAGGCGCAATCAGATAAAGAAAAAATCATTCTAAAAGTTCAGGATGATATAGCATTTGGGCATAAAATCGCGCTTGGCGATATTGACAAAGGCGAACCGATCATCAAATACGGCGAGATAATCGGGCAGGCTTCGAAAGATATCAAAAAGGGTGAGCATGTTCATGTTCACAACGTTGACAGCCAGAGGGGACGCAGTGAGGCAAAAGACGATTGA